A genomic stretch from Cydia amplana chromosome 1, ilCydAmpl1.1, whole genome shotgun sequence includes:
- the LOC134652145 gene encoding hrp65 protein-like, with protein MQTQAMNHYGNQRGFGGPPQPQRQGGRRGNGRGGFRGPTRFDQNNQNQRNQNQPQGGQRPNNEPKPAPQAEKPQQQQQTPQQQQRPQQQQQTQQQRPQQQQQPQQPRPQQTPAQPTPAATPQKQDPPAAAPQQPKPNTTPNKPAAQDSVDNVIVIDDQPSKPANQNQQKNMNGNFGGNKQGGWQGGNKQGGNFNQGGNFQHGPNQGPGGKFGGNKNFGQNQGGQGGPFGQNKGGPGGPGGPGGPARNQQRQSRGPMLDNQGKPVQREEQMLANKLKDLVGPLVDLPPLDQTELKFNGRSRLYIGNFTSDMTEEEILGLFAPYGESAELFLNKEKNFGFIKMDYRVNAEKAKRELDGKMRNGRTLRVRFAPHNSAVRVKNLPPFVSNELLYRAFEIFGKIERAYVKVDERGKSIGEGVVEYARKPSALAAIRNCTERCFFLTSSLRPVIVESFEEPDEFDGYPEKNLPKKHPDFLRAREYGPRFSEANSFEHEYGTRWKQLHELHRQKEEALKKELAAEEEKLEAQMEYAKYEHETELLREQLRQREQDRERQKRSWELAERAADERREQDRALLLRQEEDLTQRMRHQDDELRRRQQENTLFVQAQRLNSMLDRQEQGMFDQQQPMDGGFRDGGFDMPPRGFDDMPQGRGWDNSRQMDDFPNKRRRF; from the exons aTGCAAACCCAAGCCATGAACCACTACGGTAATCAAAGAGGTTTTGGAGGGCCGCCTCAGCCTCAGAGACAGGGCGGTCGCCGTGGAAACGGTAGAGGTGGATTTAGAGGACCAACGCGTTTTGATCAAAATAACCAAAATCAGAGGAATCAAAATCAGCCGCAAGGAGGTCAACGTCCCAATAACGAG CCTAAGCCAGCTCCCCAAGCTGAAAAGccccagcagcagcagcagactCCACAACAGCAACAGCGTCCGCAGCAGCAGCAACAAACACAGCAGCAACGCCCGCAGCAACAACAACAGCCACAGCAGCCAAGGCCGCAGCAGACACCAGCCCAGCCGACACCAGCTGCCACACCGCAGAAGCAGGATCCTCCGGCGGCAGCTCCACAGCAGCCCAAACCCAACACCACCCCCAACAAGCCTGCGGCACAGGACAGTGTTGATAATGTGATTGTCATTGATGATCAGCCGTCAAAGCCGGCCAACCAAAATCAGCAGAAG AACATGAATGGAAACTTCGGTGGCAACAAGCAGGGTGGCTGGCAGGGCGGAAACAAGCAAGGTGGCAACTTCAACCAAGGCGGCAACTTCCAACATGGACCGAACCAGGGCCCGGGCGGGAAATTTGGTGGGAATAAGAACTTCGGCCAGAACCAGGGCGGTCAAGGAGGACCTTTTGGACAGAACAAGGGAGGCCCTGGAGGCCCGGGTGGCCCAGGTGGCCCGGCCCGGAATCAGCAGAGGCAAAGCCGAGGGCCCATGCTGGATAATCAGGGAAAACCAGTACAGAGAGAG gaACAAATGCTTGCCAATAAGTTGAAGGATCTGGTGGGACCACTGGTCGACTTGCCCCCCCTAGACCAGACTGAACTCAAATTCAACGGCAGGAGCCGTCTGTACATAGGCAACTTCACGTCAGACATGACCGAAGAAGAAATACTAGGCCTGTTCGCTCCTTACGGAGAATCAGCAGAATTGTTCCTTAACAAGGAGAAAAactttggatttattaaaatg gaCTACAGAGTAAACGCAGAGAAAGCCAAACGCGAGTTGGACGGCAAGATGCGTAACGGCCGAACATTGCGAGTCAGATTCGCGCCCCACAACAGCGCGGTCCGCGTCAAGAACCTGCCCCCGTTCGTGTCCAACGAGCTCCTGTACCGCGCCTTCGAGATCTTCGGCAAGATCGAGAGGGCCTACGTGAAGGTCGATGAGCGCGGGAAGTCCATTGGTGAAGGCGTGGTGGAGTACGCCAGGAAGCCCAGCGCTTTGGCCGCCATTCGCAACTGCACTGAGCGATGTTTCTTCTTGACATC GTCGCTACGGCCAGTAATTGTGGAAAGCTTCGAGGAGCCCGATGAGTTTGATGGTTACCCGGAGAAGAACCTGCCCAAGAAGCACCCTGATTTCCTGCGCGCCCGTGAG TACGGGCCGCGCTTCTCCGAGGCCAACAGCTTCGAGCACGAGTACGGCACCAGGTGGAAGCAGCTGCACGAGCTGCACCGCCAGAAGGAGGAGGCGCTCAAGAAGGAGCTGGCCGCCGAGGAGGAGAAACTGGAGGCCCAGATGGAGTATGCCAA ATACGAGCACGAGACGGAGCTGCTGCGCGAGCAGCTGCGCCAGCGCGAGCAGGACCGCGAGCGGCAGAAGCGCTCGTGGGAGCTGGCCGAGCGCGCCGCCGACGAGCGCCGCGAGCAGGACCGCGCGCTGCTGCTGCGCCAGGAGGAGGACCTCACGCAGCGCATGCGCCACCAGGACGACGAGCTGCGCCGCCGCCAGCAGGAGAACACGCTCTTCGTGCAG GCCCAGCGGCTCAACTCCATGTTGGATCGCCAGGAGCAAGGCATGTTCGACCAACAGCAGCCTATG GACGGAGGCTTCAGGGACGGAGGCTTCGACATGCCCCCGCGCGGTTTCGATGACATGCCGCAGGGCCGCGGCTGGGACAACTCGCGCCAAATGGATGATTTCCCTAACAAACGCCGACGATTCTAA